CCGCTCGCCTGCTGGAGGAGCTCGATCCCGTCGGCAGCTCCGAGCACGTCCAACGACACCGGCGGTACTTGGTCGAGCTCGACGAGCCGGTTGCGGCTGGTGATCAGGACGGCGCTGGCGCCGGCTCCGGGAAGCAACGGCCGGGCATGCTCGGCGTCAGCGACGTTGTCCAGCAGGACCAGCACTCGCCGCTGCGCCAACTCCGCTCGCCAGAGCGCAGCGAGCTCTTCCACGCCGGCCAGGCTGTCGGCAGTCGGGATCTCCAGAGCGGCCAGCAACATCCGCAGCGCCGCAACCGGCTCCAGCGGCTCACGGGCAGGCGTGAAACCGTGCAGGTCGAGATACAGCTGACCATCGGCGTACTCCGGCGCCAGCTGATGTGCCAAATGGACCGCCAGGCAGGTTTTGCCGACGCCGGCCATCCCGTCGATCGCGACCGCCCGGGCTGCGAGCAGGCTCTGCCGCACGGCGTCGAGTTCTTCCTGCCGTCCGGTGAAGTCCGCGACATCCAGCGGCAGGTCGTTGCGGCCGGCCACCTTCGGACGCACCGCGGCGGCCGGCGGTGGCGGGGGGAGCTGGGACGCCAGCTCCCAGAGCTCCCGCAGCGGCCGGGGATCGCGCCGCACGAGGCGACACAACGCGACAACCGAGGACCAGGGTGGCAGGCTGCGGCCCGCGAAGTACCGCGACAGCGACGACGAGCTGATGCCGGTCGCCCGCTCCAACTCGCGCAAGCTGCGCCCGGACAGCTTCTGGATCGCCTGCAACCGCCCGGCCAGCTCGGTGCGGGGCGACTCGGCCCGCTGTGTCACGCCCCACCTTCCGCCCTGTCCCAGCCCGGGACGATCTCTTCGCTGCAGATTAGTGCAGGTGGGCGGCCGGTCGGCTGTCCCACGGTGTCCCACCGACCTCGCTGGGACGGTGCTCCCGGTGGTCCGATCGGTCCTGTTCACACCGAACGAGAACCACACCGAGAAGGAGCAGCACGATGCAGTCACGGATGAAGAACCCGGTCATGGTCATCACCGAGGCGATGGGCCCGGCGCAGAAGCTGATGGGCGCGGCCAAGCTGGGCGGCGTACCGGACACCACCCTGGAACTGGTCCACCTTCGGGTCAGCCAGATCAACGGGTGCAGCGCCTGTGTGGACGGCGGCACGAAGACCGCCCGCAAGAACGGTGAGACCGACGACCGGCTGGGCACGGTGGCCGCCTGGCGGGAGACGACGTACTTCACCGACGCCGAGCGGGCCGCGCTGGCCCTCGCCGAAGGCGCGACCCGGCTGGCCGACGGCGCCGGGGGAGTCTCCGACGAGGTCTGGGACGAGGCCGCCAAGTACTACGACGAGCGGGGGCTGGCCGCGCTCGTCCTGATGATCGGGGTCACCAACCTGTTCAACCGGCTCAACGCCATCACCCGTCAGATCGCCGGCGCCTGGGGCTGAGCGAACACCTCCCGAGGAGAACCCGATGAACACGATCGCCGTACGAATGCACACCTACCGGGTCGGCCCCGATGAGCTGACCGAGTTCCTCAGCCGGCGGGCGGCTCTGGTCGCCGGGCTGCGGGCGGAGTACCCGGGTCTGGCGCAGGTCCAGTTGATCCGCCTGGAGGACGGGACCTACCGCGACACCTGGCGCTGGGACTCCTTCGAGCAGATGGCCGCTGCCTTCCCGGCAGCCGGCTCGCCCCAGGCAGCCGCCGTCCAGTCGTTCCTCACCGAAGCCGCTGCGCTGAACGGCGAGATCGTCGACGAGCGCTGACGCCGAGCCGTAAGACGCCGCCCTCGAAAGGGTTGCGGCGCCCGGGGGTGAGCCGCGTCCGGAACTCGACGAGCGCCGCCGGTTCTGGCGCTCCCGCGAGACCAGTACGGCGGAAGTCCACGACCCACAGCCGGTCCGCGCCCCGCATCGCGCGGACCGGCTCACATCGCCCGCACCGTAGGATCGGGGTGTGGGAGAGACTTTCAGCTGGCTCAAAGGGCATGGCACGGAGAATGACTTCGTGCTGCTGCCGGATCCCGACGGGACCGTACACGGGGACCTGGATGCCGCGTTGGTGCGGTTCCTGTGTGACCGGCATGCCGGGATCGGGGCCGACGGCGTCCTGCGGGTGATCGAAGGGTCGAAGCAGGCGTACGTCGAGGACGGCGGCGCCTGGTTCATGGACTACTGGAACTCCGACGGGACCATCGGCGAGATGTGCGGCAACGGGATCCGCGTGTTCGCCCGCTACCTCGCCGAGGCGGGCCTGGTCGGCGACAAGCCGGTCCGGATCGGGACCAGGGCCGGCATCAAGGAAGTCTCGTTCAACGACGACGGCACGATCACCGTCGACATGGGCGAGCCGAGCTTCCCGGGTCCGGCCGGCATCGTCGTGGAGGCGAACGGTCACCAGTGGCCGGCCCTGCACGTGAACGTGGGCAACCCGCATGCCGTTGCCTTCGTCGACGACCTCCGTGAGCCCGGCGCGCTGGTGGATCCACCGGTGTGGTCCCCGGCCGAGGCCTACCCGAACGGCGTGAACGTGGAGTTCGTCGTCCGCAAAGGCCCGAACCAGGTACAGATGCGCGTGCACGAGCGCGGCTCGGGGGAGACCCGCTCGTGCGGCACCGGGACCTGTGCCGTGGCGGTGGCGTCCGCCCGGGCGGCCCACCAGGAGGCACCGGTCACGTACAAGGTCGGCGTACCGGGGGGTGAGCTCACCGTCACCTGGCGTGAGGACAACCACCTGGAGATGACCGGGCCTGCCGTGATCCACGCTCGCGGTGAATTTTCGCGCAGCTGGCTGCCCGCCTGAGGCGTAGTACGGGGAATTCGGTACCACGTGCGGTCGTTGGACTGTTAATCGGGTCGCCTGTCCGGGCGCTCCGTGCCACGATGGAAGGTATATGACGACCCAATCGCATTCATACGAAGAAGCAGATGTCGAACTCGACCTGGACCAGGGCGAGGACTCGGACTCTTCGTCGGGTTACGACACCTCGCTGAGCACCGAGGGACTCGAGCTCGAGGAACGCCAGGCGCTGCGGCGCGTGGTCGGGATGTCGACCGAGCTGACCGATATCAGCGAGGTCGAGTACCGCAAACTTCTGCTGGAGCGCGTCCTGCTGGTCGGGGTGTGGACCGAAGGCAGTGCCGAGGACGCCGAGAACTCGCTCGCCGAGCTGAAACTGCTCGCCGAGACCGCCGGTTCCGAGGTGCTCGACGGCGTGATCCAGCGGCGCAAGAAGCCGGACCCGGCGACCTTCATCGGTTCCGGCAAGGTGGCCGACCTGCGCAACCTGGTCGCGTCGCTCGGTGCCGACACGGTGATCGCCGACGGCGAGCTCGCGCCTGCCCAGCTGCGCAACCTGGAGGACAAGCTCAAGGTCAAGGTGGTCGACCGGACCGCGCTGATCCTGGACATCTTCGCCCAGCACGCGAAGAGCAAGGAAGGCAAGGCGCAGGTCGAGCTGGCCCAGCTGCAGTACATGAAGCAGCGGCTGCGTGGTTGGGGTGGGAACCTGTCCCGCCAGGCCGGTGGTCGCGTCGGTGCGGCCGGTGGCGGTATCGGTGGCCGTGGTCCCGGTGAAACCAAGATCGAGACCGACCGGCGCCGGATCAACACCAAGATCGCCAAGCTGCGGCACGAGCTGAAGGCCTTGAAGGGCACCCGCTCGACGATGCGTCAGGAGCGCCGTCGGCACTCGATCCCGTCGGTCGCGATCGCCGGGTACACCAACGCCGGCAAGTCCTCGCTGCTGAACAAGATCACCGGTGCCGGCGTGCTGGTCGAGAACGCGCTGTTCGCGACCCTGGACCCGACCACCCGGCGTACGACGACGTCGGACGGCCGCGTCTACACGTTCACCGACACCGTCGGATTCGTCCGGCACCTGCCGCACGACATCGTCGAGGCGTTCCGCTCCACGCTGGAAGAGGTCGCCGACGCGGATCTGCTGCTGCACGTGGTGGACGGTTCGCATCCCGACCCGCTGGCGCAGATCCAGGCGGTCCGTGAGGTGCTCGCCGAGATCGGCGCGGGTGACGTCCGGGAGATCATCGTGATCAACAAGGCCGACCTGGCCGATCCGATGGCCCTGGCGCCGATCCTGCACCGGGAGCCGCACGCGATCGTGGTCTCCGCGCGGACCGGCGACGGCATCGACAAGCTGACCGCGCTGGTCGAGGCGTCGCTGCCCCAGCCGGACGTCTCGGTCGACCTGCTGCTGCCGTACGACCGCGGCGACCTGGTCTCGCGGATCCACTCCGAGGGCTCGGTCGACACCCTGGAGCACACCGGCGAAGGCACCCGCCTCGCCGCCCGCGTCCACGCCGGCCTGGCCGACGAACTCGCGCCGTACGAGGTCAGTACTACGCGCTGACGCCGTACGGCGGTGTGCTTCTCGCACTGCCGGGACACAAAAGGCCGGCGGCCCTGGGAGATTTCCCAGGGCCGCCGGTTTTTGTTGCTCAGGGCATCAGCTGCGCTTCGAGACCTTCACGGTCATCGAGGTGCCGCTCTGACCGGTGACCTTGATGTTGACCCCGTTGTTCGGGACCTTCACACCGGCACTCGGAAGCTCCGGGTACCAGTAGGTCTTGCTGTCGTTGAACGTCGGCACGGCGGCCTGTCCACGGATGTAGCTGGGCTGGCCGTTGAAGTGCAGCGTGAACGAGTCAGCCTTGGTGAGCCCGAACGGAGCGTCGTAGCCGCTGACGCGCGGGCGCCAGACGGTTCCGTCCATCCGGTTGATCGGGACCGGCCGCGAGTCGATCGGCAGGGCCCGGCCCGTGCCCGGGTGCACGCTGGTGTTGTTGTCCGGCGTCGAGGTGTCGACGTACCAGATCAGCAGACCCGGCTGGTACGGGAAGTGCTCGACCTTGTCCGGCTGGGTGTTCAGGAAGCCGAAGTTGTACGGGCCGGTCTTGAGGTTCGCGTCGTACGAGATGTGGTTCACGTTCGTCGCGATGTAGTAGTTGTCGTACAGCGTGGTGATGCTGGCGCCGACGGAGCTGAAGCCGTTCAGCGTCCAGCCCTCCGGTGACGTCTCCGCACCCGAGTCGACCACCGTGGTGGTGCCCGAGGTGACCTTGAGGTCGTCGACGAAGAAGCCCTTGCCGCCGGCCGCCGCGTCGGTCACGTAGTGCAGCTGCAGGCCGATCGTCTTGCCCGCGTAGGCGGACAGGTCGAAGGTGGCCGGGACCCAGCCGGCGCTGGTGCCGTCGATACCGTTGCCCTCGGCCGCCTTGGTGATGCTGCCGGGGATCGCCTTGTAGCCGGTGCCGTCGTTGACCTCGACGTAGGCGTAGTCACACGGGTCCGGACCGCAGTCCTCGATGTCGTAGTTCGCCTGGAAGGTCAGGCTGGCCGAGCCGGCCGGCAGCGTGACCTGGCGGCTCATCGAACGGTCGAGGTTGTTGCCCTGCCCGCTCCACCACTGCTTGGTGCCGACCGGGGGAGTGACCAGCGGACTGACCACCTGCTTCTTCGGCAGCGTGACCACCAGGCCCTGGGCCTTGGCGGTGTTGTACTCGAACGGGCCGAGCTCGACGGTCCGGTTCTGGCCGGAGTTCACGATCTCGTAGTCCAGCCAGCCGAGGAACATCTTGTCCCAGGCGCCGAAGTCGGCCGCCTGCTCGCCGATGCCGCCGTCGGTGGGCTTGCTGACCCGGCTCTGCGCCATGATCGTCCACCAGTTGACGCCGTTCTCGCCGCCGGCCGTGTCGTACTGGTCCGGCAGGCCGAGGTCGTGGCCGTACTCGTGCGCGAAGACGCTGATGCCGCCGTTCTCCGGCTGCACCGTGTAGTCGCCGACCCACACGCCGGTGTTGCCGATCTGGGCGCCACCGATCGGGAAGTTGGCCGGGCCACCCGGGGTCTGGACACGCCAGCGGTGCGACCAGATCGCGTCCTCACCCTGCTGCGGGTCACCATCGGCCTGGTCGCCACCGGAGTGGACGATCTGGAAGTGGTCGATGTAGCCGTCCGGCTCGTTGAAGTTGCCGTCACCGTCGTAGTCGTAGCGGTCCCACTGGTCGTACGTCGCCAGGTCGGCCTTGATCTGCGCGTCGGTCTGGCCCTTGGCCTTCTGGTCCGTGACCCACTGGTTCACGGCGTCCTGGACCAGGGCCCAGGTGTTGTTGCAGACGTTGCCGGCGCACGGGAAGCCGTTCGACCGGCCGTAACGTGCCTCGTTGTAGGGCACCTTCACCCAGTCGCTGACCTCGCCGTTGACCGAGTAGCGGCCGGAGGACTGCTTCTCGTAGTACTTCTTCACCGAGTTGCCGCTGCCGAAGTACAGGTCGCGGTAGTGCTGGGCCGAGTAGTCGGCCTGCCAGACGGTCGAGTTGTCCACCGCCCGGTTCGGAGCCGGGATCGCGTTGTGCAGCGGGCCGTCGAAGGTGGCCGGACCGGGCGTCGCCGGGTCGGTGTCCTGGTCGGGGTAGCTCGGGTGCCGCTGGTTGCCGAACTCGGCCAGGATGACGAAGATCTTGTCGGTCTTCTCCCGGGACAGCTCGACGTACTGGTCGACCTTGCCCTGGGCGTTCTTCGCGCCCTTGGCTCCCTTGGTCTTGGTGCCCAGCTTCATCACCGTGCTGGCGCCGCGCTTCTCGGCCTTGCCGGTGCCGTTCAGGAGCTTGGTGATCGCCTCCTGACGCAGATCCCGGCGCTTGTCCTCCAGCGGGTTCGGCAGCTCGTCAGAGGCCGGTGCCTCGCTGGCGTTCGTGGTGCCGCCCGAGGACGGCTGCTGTGTGACGGCGTTCCCGGCCTGGCTGATGCTCAGGCCGAAGGTCGCCGCAATAGCCAGGCTGACCAGCCCGACAGTTACCTTGCGCACGTTTCCCTCCCAGCTCATAAATCCACTCCGTCAGGTGGTAACGGAGTGTGAGTAGTGCTCCCCCGAGCGTGTACTTCTGCGCGACAGTACGGGGAAAAGGCGGGTTGATGAAGTGGTTCGGCGGAATTTTCCAGGTAACAGCGGGGAATCATGCGCGCACGGACCTGGGTAAGACCACTCAGTCGAGTGGAGTACCTGTACGCAGCGTCAGGGACCGGCTGATTGGCACACTGTCCGGCATGGAGGATGTCCGGTCGCGTGGTGACGCCGCGGACCTGCTGTTGCCGCTTTGGCGTGCGCTGGTCGTGTTCCGGGTGATCACCTGGCTCTTCGCCTGCTTCGGGGTGTGGACTCGCTGGGACGGCATCCATCGGCACTCGGGGGCGGTCGCCCAGCTCGCCATCATGGGCGTGTGGACCGTCGTCGCCTCGATCGGCTACAGCAGGCACTGGGGCCGCCGGAACACCCGGCTGGCCCTCGCCGACCTGGTGGTGACGGTCGGCTGCATGTATGCGACCCTGCTGGCCCAGCCGCTGCTCGACATCCGAGGCGGAGCCTCCGTGCTCACGTCTGTCTGGGCAGCGGGTCCGGTGATCGCACTGGCCATCTCCCGCGGCCGTGACGGCGGTCTGCTCGGCGCTGCGACCATCAGCCTCGCCCTGTTGTCTCTGCGCGGAGTCGACCACGCTTCGAAGATCCTCAGCAACGTCCAACTGCTCCTGGTCGCCGGGCTCGTCGTCGGGTACGCAGCGACCACTATGCGCCGCGCCAACGCCCGGCTGCGCGAGGCGATCGCCGCCGAGGGCGCCGCGGCCGAGCGGCTCCGCCTGGGCAGGTCGATCCACGACGGAGTACTGCAGGTGCTTGCCCAGGTGCAACGACGCGGTACTGCGATCGGCGGCGAGGCAGCCGAGCTCGCGGCGCTCGCTGCCGAGCAGGAGGTCGCTCTGCGCACCCTGATGGCCTCCCGGCCGTCGACTGGTGATCGAGGACGGATCGACCTCTGCATGCTGCTGATCCCGTTGGCCACGCCGCGGGTGGACGTCGTCGTACCGGCCGGGCAGGTGTTGTTGCCGACGGCCACCGCTACCGAACTGGTTGCCGTCGTCAAGGAAGCCCTGAGCAACGTCGACAAGCACGCCGGGCCGGGCGCCCGGTCGTGGGTGGTGGTCGAGGACCTCGGTGACGAGGTCCTGCTGTCCGTCCGCGACGATGGAACCGGGACGACACCCGACCGGCTCGAACAGGCCACCTCCGACGGTCACCTCGGCGTGAGCCAGTCGATCCGCGGCCGGATCGCCGATCTGGGTGGCAGCGTCTCGGTCCGGACCGCTCCGGGCGAGGGGACCGAGTGGGAGATGAGAGTGGGCAGCAGATGACGCGGGTGATGATCGTCGACGACCACCCGATGTGGCGCGAGGGCGTCGCCCGGGATCTGGGCAGCCGCGGGTACGACGTCTGCGCGACCGCCGCCGACGTCTCGAGTGGAATCCGCATCGCACTGGCGACCCGGCCGGACGTGGTGGTGATGGATCTGCAGCTGGGCCAGGGGTCCGGCGTCGATGCGACCCGGGAGATCACCGCTGCGCTACCGGACACCAGGGTGCTCGTGTTGTCGGCCAGCGCCGAGCAGGCCGACGTACTGGCTGCTGTGAAGAACGGCGCCTCCGGTTATCTGGTGAAGTCTGCATCGCTGGACGAGTTCGACGACGCAGTACGGCGTACTGCTGAGGGGGACGCCGTCTTCAGTGCTGGGCTGGCCGGGCTGCTGCTGGGTGAGTACCGGCGGCTCGGGGCAGGACCGGAGGTGCCTCAGCTCACCGAGCGGGAGACCGAGGTACTACGACTCGTCGCGCGTGGCCTGACCGCTCGCCAGATCGCGACCCGGTTGGTGCTGTCCCACCGGACCGTCGAGAACCACGTGCAGAACACGCTGCGCAAATTGCAGCTCCACAACCGCGCCGAACTCGTGCGCTACGCCATCGAACACGGCATCGACTCCGCCGACGAGGAGCCGACCGCTTAGACCGCAGCGGCCTTGAATGCCTCCATACACTGTGCGTTCCACCCCCAGTGGTCTGCTCTGAGTCACGACACTCTTACCCAGAGTGCCCATCTCCCGGAGGCTGTCAGTGAAACGCTCGTCCCTCGTCCGAGCGCTGTTCGCGTTCCTCGTCCTGGCCGCTTCCGGCTACGTCGTGATGACCGCGAAGCCACAACTCGGCCTGGACCTGCGCGGCGGCACCCAGATCGTGCTGGAGACGAGCGACTCGCCGACGGTGAAGGCCGGCAAGGAGACCACGGACAAGGCGCTGGAGGTACTGCGGCGCCGGATCGACGCGCTCGGCGTCAGCGAGCCGAGCGTCACCCGGCAGGGCGACAAGCGGATCATCGTCGAGCTGCCCGGGGTTCAGGATCCCCGCGAGGCCGCGAAGGTGATCGGCAAGACCGCCCAGCTGACCTTCCACGAAGTGCTCGACCAGGTGGCCGCCAAACCGGCCAAGCCGGCAGCGGGCGACCTCTACCTGCCCGACGATTCGGGCGGCGGCTTCCTGAAGTTGGCCAAGCCTGCCATGACGGGGGAGAGGGTCGGCGGTGCCGACGGGCTGTTCGACACCCAGCAGGCTTCCGGCTGGTTCGTCCAGCTGGACTTCAAGGACGACGGCGGCAAGATCTGGGCGAACATCACCGGCAAGGCGGCCTGCGAGCCGGTCGGTACGCCGGCGCGACGGGTCGCGATCGTGCTCGACAACGAGGTGATCACCGCCCCGCAGGTCGACCCGAACGGCGGCGGCCAGCTCTGCAACATCGGCATCGCGGGCGGCACCAGCACGATCTCGGGCTCCTTCACCGAGGACGAGGCCAAGGACCTCGCCGCGCTGATCGAGGGCGGCTCGCTGCCGGTGCCGGTGCACGTCGTCGACCAGCGCACGGTCGGCCCGTCGCTCGGCAAGGACGCGATCCAGGCGAGCGCGCTGGCCGGCGCCATCGGCATCGGGCTCACCGCGCTCTTCATCATCTTCGTGTACCGGTTGGTCGGCCTGATGGCGGTGTTCGGCCTGATCGCCTACTCGGGGATGTCGTACGCCGCGTTGACCGCGCTCGGGGCGACGCTGACCTTGCCCGGTCTGGCCGGATTCGTGCTCGCGATCGGGATGGCGGTGGACGCGAACGTCCTTGTTTTCGAGCGCGCTCGCGAGGACTACATCGCTGGCCGCACCGACGGCCTCAGGAGATCTCTGCGCAGCGGCTTCCAGAACGCGCTGTCGGCGATCGCGGACTCCAACATCACCACTTTGCTCGCCGCCGGACTGCTCTTCTTCCTGGCGGCCGGCCCGGTGCGCGGCTTCGGGGTGACGCTGAGCATCGGCGTACTGGCTTCGATGCTGTCCGCGCTGGTTGTCACGCGCGTGCTCGCGGAGTTCTTCGTGTCGCGGAAGTTCGTTCTGCGGCGACCGGCGCTCAGCGGGATCGCCGGTCACGGCCGGGTGCGCACCTGGCTCGAGACGCGCCGCCCACCGCTGATGAAGCACAGCCGGCGCTGGCTCGTCATCACGGCCGTCGCGATCGTCGTCAGCATCGCGGGCGTGGGAGTCCGCGGACTGAACCTGGGCGTCGAGTTCACCGGTGGCCGGCTGATCGAGGTGAGTACGGCTCAGCGGATCACGCCCGATCAGGCGCGGGCCGCCGTGGCCGAGGCCGGTTACCCGACGGCCGTCGTACAGGCGTCTGGCGCCGACGACATCACTGTGCGGACCGGCACGATCAGCGATGACGAGGCCGAGAAGATCCGCGAGTCGCTGTCCCGGATCGGTGGCAGCGCGGATGTGGTTCGCAACGAGAGCATCGGGCCGTCGCTGGGCAACGAACTGCGGAACAAGGCGCTGATCGCCCTCGGGGTCGCGCTGCTGGCTCAGTTGGCGTATCTCGCGGTGCGATTCCGGTGGACGTTCGGCGCCGGTGCCGTCCTGGCTCTGCTGCAGAACGTCGCGGTCGTCATCGGCGTGTTCGCCTGGACCGGCAAGCCGGTGGACGGGATCTTCCTGGCCGCGCTGCTGACGATCATCGGGTACACCGTCAACGACTCGGTCGTCGTCTTCGACCGCATCCGCGAGACCCGCAACGCACGCTCGACCGAGAACCTCGGCCCGGTCGTCGACACGGCAATCGTCAACGTGCTGCCCCGGACCATCAACACCGGCATCAGCACGCTGTTCATCCTGGCCGCCCTGCTCTTCCTGGGCGGCGATTCCCTGGCCGACTTCGCCCTGGCGCTCCTCCTCGGCATCCTCGTAGGCACCTACTCCTCCAACCTGACCGCAGCCCCACTGCTGGTCGAGTTGGAAAAGCGCTACCCGGCCCCACCGCCCCGCCCGAAGACGAAACAACGCGACCGCGACTCCGAACCAGACCGCGGCGCAGTCGTCTAGACGCCACGCCCGCCCGCCCCGCCCCGCCCGCCCCGCCCTCAGCCGTCGCGCCCGCTGGTCACCCGGTCTCGCCCTGCCGTCACCCCGCACCGCCTTCCTTGCCCCGCCTTCCCTCGCGCCTGGTGACCAATGCGGTCAGCAAAGGGGGTTTTCCACAGGGCGGTGTGCGGTGGTCGGGGAATGTCCGTCGGGCGGGCTAGGGTGATGCGGTGGGTGTCGAAGTGCGTGAACTGCTGGAGGCCGCGGTCTCCGGTATCGGTGGTCAGACGCGTCCTGGCCAGGTGGAAATGGCCGAGGCGGTCAACGGGGCGATGGAAGACGGATCCCATCTCCTCGTCCAAGCCGGCACCGGAACGGGGAAGTCACTCGGGTACTTGGTGCCCGCGTTGCTGCATGCCTTGGAGGACCGCCGCGTAGTGGTGTCGACAGCGACGCTGGCGCTCCAGTCGCAGCTGGTCGACCGCGATGTGCCGGCCCTGCTGGAGGCGACGGAGAAGCTGTTGCCGCGCCGCCCGGCGTACGCGATCCAGAAGGGCCGGAACAACTACGCCTGCCTGCACCGGATCCGCGAAGGCGCGCCCGATGACGACGGCATGCTGATCGACATCCCGCCGGCCGGACCTGTCGGCCAGCAGGTGCTGGAGTTGCGCGACTGGGCCGAGCAGCAGTTGCTCGACGGCGAGGCGGGGGATCGCGATCACGCGCCCACCCATCAGTACCAGGCCTGGCAGCAGGTGGCGATCGCCGCCCGCGAGTGTCTCGGCGCCCAGAAATGCCCGTACGGCGACGAGTGCTTCGCCGAGAAGGCGAAAGAGCAGGCCCGCAAGGCCGACATCGTGATCACCAACCACGCACTGCTCTCGATCGACGCCTTCGAGAACAGAACCGTGCTGCCCGAGCACGACGTGGTCGTCATCGACGAGGCGCACGAACTTCCCGCCCGGGTGACCGGCGCGGCCGGCGCCGAACTGTCGCCACAGATGGTCGAGCGCGCCGCCAAACGCGCCCGCCGGTTCGTCGACGACGACCACGCGGACGACCTCATCGACGCCTCCGACGCGCTGCGGGCCGCTTTGGACGAGACTCGTGAGGGGCGGATCGAAGCAGCGAACGGCGTTGTCCTCGAAGCCGCCGGTCTGGTCCGCGACGCCGCGCGTTCTGTGTACTCCGACCTGAACAAGAAGTCCGACGACGCCGACAACGATCCCGACGGCGCCAAGCGGCAGTCCAAGGGCGCGGTGAAGGAGATCTTCGACGTCGCCGAGCGGGTCGCCGCGCTGAGCGACCTGGACGTGGTCTGGCTGGTCGACCGCGAGCGCTTCGGCCGCGAGCTCCGGATCGCGCCGCTGACGGTGGCCGGCCTGCTTCGCGAGCTGGTCCTCAAGGACCGGACCGTTGTCCTCACCTCGGCGACGCTGACGCTCGGCGGTGACTTCGACGCGATCGCGCGCCAGGTCGGGCTGCGACCGTCCGACAAACTGGCCGACGGCGACGAGATGCCTTCTGTCGACGCCGACTCCGACACCGGCCCGCTGCCGTGGCGTGGGCTCGACGTCGGCTCCCCGTTCGAGTACGAGAAACAGGGGATTCTGTACGTCGCCAAGCATCTGCCGCCGCCGCATCGCGACGGGCTGGGCAAGAAGCAGTTCGAGGAGATCATCGACCTGATCACGGCCGCTGGTGGCCGGACGCTCGGATTGTTCTCGTCGCGCCGGGCAGCCGAGGCCGCGACCGCCGCTGTGCGCGAGGCGACCGACCTGAAGGTGCTCTGCCAGGGCGACGCGCAATTGGGTGAGTTGGCCCGCGAGTTCATCGAGGACCCGGAGACGTCACTGTTCGGCACCTTGTCGCTGTGGCAGGGCATCGACGTGCCGGGCTCGACCTGCAACCTGGTGATCATCGACCGGGTGCCGTTCCCGCGTCCCGACGAACCGCTGATGGCGGCCCGGCAACGAGCCGTCGACGAGGCGGGCGGGAACGGCTTCATGGCCGTCGCCGCGACCCATGCCGCGCTGCTGCTCGCCCAGGGGACCGGCCGGCTGATCCGGCGTACGTCCGACCGGGGCGTCGTGGCGATCCTGGACCCACGGATCGTGACCGCGCGGTACGGCGGTTATCTGCGCGCCTCCTTGCCACCGATGTGGCCGACCGCCGATCGTGAGAAGGTGCTCGGCGCGCTGAAACGACTCCAGGACACCTGAGCCGATGAGTCCTGCCCGGGTGATCCGTTGAGTCCGGCCGGTGGTCCGCCGGTGCTGCCGATGATGGCGGCACTCGGACCGATGCCGACCGGCCCGGGCTGGTCGTACGAGATGAAGTGGGACGGCATCCGGGTCATCGCCGAGGTCGACGAGGACAGTTGCCGGCTGTGGTCCCGCAACAGCCGCGACGTGTCCGCCGGGTACCCGGAGCTGGTCGGGCTGGCCGGCGACGCCGGGCTG
The window above is part of the Kribbella voronezhensis genome. Proteins encoded here:
- the hflX gene encoding GTPase HflX gives rise to the protein MTTQSHSYEEADVELDLDQGEDSDSSSGYDTSLSTEGLELEERQALRRVVGMSTELTDISEVEYRKLLLERVLLVGVWTEGSAEDAENSLAELKLLAETAGSEVLDGVIQRRKKPDPATFIGSGKVADLRNLVASLGADTVIADGELAPAQLRNLEDKLKVKVVDRTALILDIFAQHAKSKEGKAQVELAQLQYMKQRLRGWGGNLSRQAGGRVGAAGGGIGGRGPGETKIETDRRRINTKIAKLRHELKALKGTRSTMRQERRRHSIPSVAIAGYTNAGKSSLLNKITGAGVLVENALFATLDPTTRRTTTSDGRVYTFTDTVGFVRHLPHDIVEAFRSTLEEVADADLLLHVVDGSHPDPLAQIQAVREVLAEIGAGDVREIIVINKADLADPMALAPILHREPHAIVVSARTGDGIDKLTALVEASLPQPDVSVDLLLPYDRGDLVSRIHSEGSVDTLEHTGEGTRLAARVHAGLADELAPYEVSTTR
- the macS gene encoding MacS family sensor histidine kinase, translating into MEDVRSRGDAADLLLPLWRALVVFRVITWLFACFGVWTRWDGIHRHSGAVAQLAIMGVWTVVASIGYSRHWGRRNTRLALADLVVTVGCMYATLLAQPLLDIRGGASVLTSVWAAGPVIALAISRGRDGGLLGAATISLALLSLRGVDHASKILSNVQLLLVAGLVVGYAATTMRRANARLREAIAAEGAAAERLRLGRSIHDGVLQVLAQVQRRGTAIGGEAAELAALAAEQEVALRTLMASRPSTGDRGRIDLCMLLIPLATPRVDVVVPAGQVLLPTATATELVAVVKEALSNVDKHAGPGARSWVVVEDLGDEVLLSVRDDGTGTTPDRLEQATSDGHLGVSQSIRGRIADLGGSVSVRTAPGEGTEWEMRVGSR
- the dapF gene encoding diaminopimelate epimerase, with the translated sequence MGETFSWLKGHGTENDFVLLPDPDGTVHGDLDAALVRFLCDRHAGIGADGVLRVIEGSKQAYVEDGGAWFMDYWNSDGTIGEMCGNGIRVFARYLAEAGLVGDKPVRIGTRAGIKEVSFNDDGTITVDMGEPSFPGPAGIVVEANGHQWPALHVNVGNPHAVAFVDDLREPGALVDPPVWSPAEAYPNGVNVEFVVRKGPNQVQMRVHERGSGETRSCGTGTCAVAVASARAAHQEAPVTYKVGVPGGELTVTWREDNHLEMTGPAVIHARGEFSRSWLPA
- a CDS encoding immune inhibitor A domain-containing protein, coding for MSWEGNVRKVTVGLVSLAIAATFGLSISQAGNAVTQQPSSGGTTNASEAPASDELPNPLEDKRRDLRQEAITKLLNGTGKAEKRGASTVMKLGTKTKGAKGAKNAQGKVDQYVELSREKTDKIFVILAEFGNQRHPSYPDQDTDPATPGPATFDGPLHNAIPAPNRAVDNSTVWQADYSAQHYRDLYFGSGNSVKKYYEKQSSGRYSVNGEVSDWVKVPYNEARYGRSNGFPCAGNVCNNTWALVQDAVNQWVTDQKAKGQTDAQIKADLATYDQWDRYDYDGDGNFNEPDGYIDHFQIVHSGGDQADGDPQQGEDAIWSHRWRVQTPGGPANFPIGGAQIGNTGVWVGDYTVQPENGGISVFAHEYGHDLGLPDQYDTAGGENGVNWWTIMAQSRVSKPTDGGIGEQAADFGAWDKMFLGWLDYEIVNSGQNRTVELGPFEYNTAKAQGLVVTLPKKQVVSPLVTPPVGTKQWWSGQGNNLDRSMSRQVTLPAGSASLTFQANYDIEDCGPDPCDYAYVEVNDGTGYKAIPGSITKAAEGNGIDGTSAGWVPATFDLSAYAGKTIGLQLHYVTDAAAGGKGFFVDDLKVTSGTTTVVDSGAETSPEGWTLNGFSSVGASITTLYDNYYIATNVNHISYDANLKTGPYNFGFLNTQPDKVEHFPYQPGLLIWYVDTSTPDNNTSVHPGTGRALPIDSRPVPINRMDGTVWRPRVSGYDAPFGLTKADSFTLHFNGQPSYIRGQAAVPTFNDSKTYWYPELPSAGVKVPNNGVNIKVTGQSGTSMTVKVSKRS
- a CDS encoding carboxymuconolactone decarboxylase family protein, producing MQSRMKNPVMVITEAMGPAQKLMGAAKLGGVPDTTLELVHLRVSQINGCSACVDGGTKTARKNGETDDRLGTVAAWRETTYFTDAERAALALAEGATRLADGAGGVSDEVWDEAAKYYDERGLAALVLMIGVTNLFNRLNAITRQIAGAWG